From a single Pseudophryne corroboree isolate aPseCor3 chromosome 6, aPseCor3.hap2, whole genome shotgun sequence genomic region:
- the PLAT gene encoding tissue-type plasminogen activator isoform X2, with the protein MQEVQMFPLGHNTMKIILLLIVGEVLSSVQEVLHHREKRGARTNKYLCTDRPSGRIFTGGDTWMRSAGRRVEFCRCEDGRSRCHSVPFIDCIEQHCYNGGRCLQALYSSHYLCRCLRGFTGEHCEIDTLDSCYQGSGQTYRGNHSKTLSGGVCMNWNSPALSQKKYNAQHREAQQLGLGNHNYCRNPDDDITPWCHVFKDGKYSWEYCSVPPCKVAPSKCYSDRGTTYRGSQSVTTSNTRCLHWDSPLLKNRAFTAWSDNARSQGLGSHNYCRNPDNDVRPWCHVRNGTETAWEFCDVPQCSTCGIRKPQQHPQQQTQLLPQFRIAGGLGAQITSHPWMAAIFIKGRRSEFFRCGGTLIDRCWVLTAAHCFPDEASPQQFNVKLGRTFRVVPGEEEQRFEVETIYSHPQFDERTFDNDIALLKLKSASGSCAMETDSARPACMPERGQTLPDWTECEISGYGKLEQFSPFYSEQLKEGHVRLYPDTMCTPKQLSDRLVTANMLCAGDTRNQDDACQGDSGGPLVCLVNGRMHLMGVISWGDGCGQKDKPGVYTRVTRYIDWIQAKSGIRMN; encoded by the exons GTTCTACATCATCGAGAGAAACGAGGAGCCAGGACAAATAAAT ACTTGTGCACGGACCGACCCTCAGGAAGGATATTCACGGGAGGAGACACCTGGATGCGCTCTGCTGGACGGAGGGTGGAGTTCTGTCGCTGTGAAGATGGGAGGAGCCGATGTCACAGTGTGCCGTTTATAG ATTGTATAGAGCAGCACTGCTACAATGGAGGGCGTTGTCTGCAGGCGCTGTATTCCTCACATTACCTGTGCCGATGTCTACGAGGATTCACCGGAGAGCACTGCGAAATAG ACACTCTTGACTCGTGTTATCAGGGCTCAGGACAGACATACAGAGGAAACCACAGCAAGACTCTGAGTGGAGGGGTCTGTATGAACTGGAACTCCCCAGCTCTCAGTCAAAAGAAATACAATGCACAGCACAGAGAGGCGCAACAACTTGGACTGGGCAACCACAACTACTGCAG GAACCCTGATGATGACATCACTCCCTGGTGCCATGTTTTCAAGGATGGAAAGTACAGCTGGGAGTACTGCAGCGTGCCACCCTGCAAAGTGG CCCCATCAAAATGTTATTCTGACAGAGGGACAACATATCGGGGTTCTCAGAGTGTCACCACCTCTAATACCCGCTGCTTGCACTGGGACTCACCTTTGCTAAAAAACAGAGCATTTACTGCCTGGAGTGACAATGCCCGCAGTCAGGGACTGGGGAGCCACAATTACTGCAG GAATCCAGACAATGATGTTCGTCCTTGGTGTCACGTTAGGAATGGGACAGAAACAGCCTGGGAATTCTGTGATGTCCCCCAATGCT CCACCTGTGGTATTCGGAAACCTCAACAGCATCCTCAACAACAAACACAATTACTGCCCCAGTTCCGGATCGCTGGAGGCCTTGGTGCACAGATAACCTCTCACCCATGGATGGCAGCCATCTTTATTAAAGGGCGTCGATCTGAGTTCTTTCGCTGTGGAGGGACTCTCATAGACCGCTGTTGGGTGTTGACAGCAGCCCATTGTTTCCCTGATGA GGCCTCCCCTCAGCAGTTCAATGTGAAACTGGGCCGGACATTCCGGGTTGTGCCTGGGGAGGAGGAACAAAGATTTGAAGTGGAAACAATTTATAGTCACCCTCAGTTTGATGAAAGGACCTTTGACAATGACATTG CTCTTCTAAAGCTCAAGTCTGCTTCTGGGTCATGTGCGATGGAGACAGACAGTGCCAGGCCAGCATGTATGCCAGAGAGAGGACAGACACTGCCAGACTGGACGGAGTGTGAGATTTCTGGATACGGGAAGCTTGAGCAGT TTtctccattctattctgaacagctTAAAGAAGGTCATGTAAGACTGTACCCCGACACCATGTGTACCCCCAAGCAGCTATCTGACCGCCTTGTGACTGCTAACATGCTGTGTGCGGGTGACACGCGGAACCAGGATGACGCCTGCCAG GGGGACTCAGGGGGTCCTCTCGTTTGCCTTGTGAACGGACGCATGCACCTTATGGGTGTCATCAGCTGGGGTGATGGATGTGGTCAAAAGGATAAGCCCGGTGTTTATACGCGGGTGACGCGCTACATAGACTGGATACAGGCCAAATCCGGCATCCGTATGAACTGA
- the PLAT gene encoding tissue-type plasminogen activator isoform X1: MSSDLLAADYQDRVQMFPLGHNTMKIILLLIVGEVLSSVQEVLHHREKRGARTNKYLCTDRPSGRIFTGGDTWMRSAGRRVEFCRCEDGRSRCHSVPFIDCIEQHCYNGGRCLQALYSSHYLCRCLRGFTGEHCEIDTLDSCYQGSGQTYRGNHSKTLSGGVCMNWNSPALSQKKYNAQHREAQQLGLGNHNYCRNPDDDITPWCHVFKDGKYSWEYCSVPPCKVAPSKCYSDRGTTYRGSQSVTTSNTRCLHWDSPLLKNRAFTAWSDNARSQGLGSHNYCRNPDNDVRPWCHVRNGTETAWEFCDVPQCSTCGIRKPQQHPQQQTQLLPQFRIAGGLGAQITSHPWMAAIFIKGRRSEFFRCGGTLIDRCWVLTAAHCFPDEASPQQFNVKLGRTFRVVPGEEEQRFEVETIYSHPQFDERTFDNDIALLKLKSASGSCAMETDSARPACMPERGQTLPDWTECEISGYGKLEQFSPFYSEQLKEGHVRLYPDTMCTPKQLSDRLVTANMLCAGDTRNQDDACQGDSGGPLVCLVNGRMHLMGVISWGDGCGQKDKPGVYTRVTRYIDWIQAKSGIRMN; the protein is encoded by the exons GTTCTACATCATCGAGAGAAACGAGGAGCCAGGACAAATAAAT ACTTGTGCACGGACCGACCCTCAGGAAGGATATTCACGGGAGGAGACACCTGGATGCGCTCTGCTGGACGGAGGGTGGAGTTCTGTCGCTGTGAAGATGGGAGGAGCCGATGTCACAGTGTGCCGTTTATAG ATTGTATAGAGCAGCACTGCTACAATGGAGGGCGTTGTCTGCAGGCGCTGTATTCCTCACATTACCTGTGCCGATGTCTACGAGGATTCACCGGAGAGCACTGCGAAATAG ACACTCTTGACTCGTGTTATCAGGGCTCAGGACAGACATACAGAGGAAACCACAGCAAGACTCTGAGTGGAGGGGTCTGTATGAACTGGAACTCCCCAGCTCTCAGTCAAAAGAAATACAATGCACAGCACAGAGAGGCGCAACAACTTGGACTGGGCAACCACAACTACTGCAG GAACCCTGATGATGACATCACTCCCTGGTGCCATGTTTTCAAGGATGGAAAGTACAGCTGGGAGTACTGCAGCGTGCCACCCTGCAAAGTGG CCCCATCAAAATGTTATTCTGACAGAGGGACAACATATCGGGGTTCTCAGAGTGTCACCACCTCTAATACCCGCTGCTTGCACTGGGACTCACCTTTGCTAAAAAACAGAGCATTTACTGCCTGGAGTGACAATGCCCGCAGTCAGGGACTGGGGAGCCACAATTACTGCAG GAATCCAGACAATGATGTTCGTCCTTGGTGTCACGTTAGGAATGGGACAGAAACAGCCTGGGAATTCTGTGATGTCCCCCAATGCT CCACCTGTGGTATTCGGAAACCTCAACAGCATCCTCAACAACAAACACAATTACTGCCCCAGTTCCGGATCGCTGGAGGCCTTGGTGCACAGATAACCTCTCACCCATGGATGGCAGCCATCTTTATTAAAGGGCGTCGATCTGAGTTCTTTCGCTGTGGAGGGACTCTCATAGACCGCTGTTGGGTGTTGACAGCAGCCCATTGTTTCCCTGATGA GGCCTCCCCTCAGCAGTTCAATGTGAAACTGGGCCGGACATTCCGGGTTGTGCCTGGGGAGGAGGAACAAAGATTTGAAGTGGAAACAATTTATAGTCACCCTCAGTTTGATGAAAGGACCTTTGACAATGACATTG CTCTTCTAAAGCTCAAGTCTGCTTCTGGGTCATGTGCGATGGAGACAGACAGTGCCAGGCCAGCATGTATGCCAGAGAGAGGACAGACACTGCCAGACTGGACGGAGTGTGAGATTTCTGGATACGGGAAGCTTGAGCAGT TTtctccattctattctgaacagctTAAAGAAGGTCATGTAAGACTGTACCCCGACACCATGTGTACCCCCAAGCAGCTATCTGACCGCCTTGTGACTGCTAACATGCTGTGTGCGGGTGACACGCGGAACCAGGATGACGCCTGCCAG GGGGACTCAGGGGGTCCTCTCGTTTGCCTTGTGAACGGACGCATGCACCTTATGGGTGTCATCAGCTGGGGTGATGGATGTGGTCAAAAGGATAAGCCCGGTGTTTATACGCGGGTGACGCGCTACATAGACTGGATACAGGCCAAATCCGGCATCCGTATGAACTGA